The proteins below are encoded in one region of Thermosulfurimonas marina:
- the gatA gene encoding Asp-tRNA(Asn)/Glu-tRNA(Gln) amidotransferase subunit GatA yields the protein MSFESLLTLRERLRRREISAEELTRYYLERIERLDPRLRAYITVTPDQALSAAREADRRLAAGEDLPLLGLPVAIKDNICTRGIRTTCASKILENFVPPYDATVVERLKAAGAVLLGKTNLDEFAMGSSTENSTFFPTRNPWDLERVPGGSSGGSAAAVAADLCAASLGSDTGGSIRQPASFCGVVGFKPTYGRVSRYGLVAFASSLDQIGPLTRTVADAALVLQVIGGPDERDSTSWPEPQPDYLEALKAPVEGMKLGLVREAFGEGLSEEVRSVVEEAFRALKDLGCELREVSLPHMEYALAAYYIIAPAEASSNLARYDGVKYGFRAEGRDLLEMYKKTRSEGFGPEVKRRIMLGTYALSAGYYEAFYRKASQVRTLIRRDFEVAFREVDLLLLPASPTPAFRLGEKTDDPLQMYLSDIYTIPVNLAGLPGLSLPVGLAEGKLPVGLQVIGPQLADDRVLALAHHLERALALELKPPLE from the coding sequence ATGTCCTTTGAGTCCCTTCTGACCCTAAGAGAGCGCCTGAGAAGGCGTGAGATAAGTGCCGAAGAGCTTACGCGCTATTACCTGGAAAGGATTGAACGCCTGGATCCCCGCCTGCGGGCCTATATTACCGTTACCCCTGACCAAGCCCTTTCTGCAGCCCGAGAGGCTGATCGCCGGCTGGCCGCCGGAGAAGATCTTCCCCTTCTGGGTCTTCCGGTGGCCATAAAAGACAACATCTGCACCCGAGGGATCCGTACCACCTGTGCCTCGAAGATCCTCGAGAATTTTGTCCCCCCTTATGACGCCACGGTGGTGGAAAGGCTCAAAGCCGCGGGGGCGGTCCTCCTAGGGAAGACCAATCTCGACGAATTCGCCATGGGTTCTTCCACGGAAAATTCGACCTTCTTTCCCACCCGCAATCCCTGGGATCTCGAGCGGGTTCCAGGAGGGTCCTCCGGGGGTTCGGCTGCCGCCGTGGCCGCAGACCTCTGCGCGGCCTCTCTGGGCTCAGATACCGGAGGGTCCATCCGGCAGCCCGCCTCTTTCTGTGGGGTAGTAGGGTTTAAGCCCACCTACGGGCGGGTTTCCCGGTACGGGCTGGTGGCCTTCGCCTCTTCTTTGGATCAGATTGGTCCCCTTACCCGGACGGTGGCGGATGCGGCCCTTGTCCTTCAGGTGATCGGAGGCCCGGACGAAAGGGATTCCACCTCCTGGCCCGAACCCCAGCCCGACTACCTGGAGGCCCTGAAGGCCCCGGTGGAGGGAATGAAGCTGGGGCTGGTCCGGGAGGCCTTCGGAGAGGGTCTTTCCGAGGAGGTACGCTCCGTGGTGGAGGAGGCCTTCAGGGCCTTAAAAGATTTGGGTTGTGAGCTCCGGGAGGTCTCCCTTCCCCATATGGAATACGCCCTGGCGGCCTATTACATCATCGCCCCGGCGGAGGCCAGTTCCAATCTGGCCCGCTACGACGGAGTGAAATACGGCTTTCGGGCCGAAGGGCGAGACCTTCTGGAGATGTACAAAAAGACCCGCTCCGAGGGTTTTGGCCCGGAGGTCAAACGGCGGATCATGCTGGGGACCTATGCCCTTTCGGCCGGCTATTACGAGGCCTTTTACCGCAAGGCCTCCCAGGTGCGGACCCTTATCCGGCGCGATTTCGAGGTGGCCTTCCGGGAGGTGGACCTCCTTCTTCTTCCCGCAAGCCCAACCCCCGCCTTCCGTCTGGGAGAAAAGACCGACGATCCCCTTCAAATGTACCTTTCGGATATTTATACCATCCCGGTGAATCTAGCCGGGCTTCCGGGGCTGAGTCTCCCGGTGGGCTTGGCCGAAGGAAAGCTTCCGGTGGGTCTCCAAGTGATCGGCCCTCAGCTGGCCGACGATCGGGTCCTGGCCCTGGCCCATCATCTGGAAAGGGCCCTGGCCCTGGAGCTCAAACCTCCGCTGGAGTGA
- a CDS encoding phosphoribosyltransferase: protein MIFEDPRYRNRIHVFRDRTEAGRRLAEMLRPAYEKGPPGWILAIPAGGVPVAVEVARALKWPLDLLLVKKLPLPWNPEAGFGALTIEGDLLVNREAMRYFRLTEEDLAWARERAREELQKRNRLLRGGRPYPDLSGKTVLLVDDGLASGFTMLAGVQMVRRKGVSKVIVAVPTASERSLELLEPQVDEIYCPNVRSGPYFAVADAYQNWYDLDYEEVLDFLKSLEKSSTP from the coding sequence TTGATTTTTGAAGATCCACGTTATCGAAACCGGATTCATGTATTTCGCGACCGGACGGAGGCCGGCCGCCGGTTGGCGGAAATGTTACGGCCGGCCTATGAAAAAGGCCCGCCGGGCTGGATCCTGGCCATTCCGGCCGGCGGGGTCCCGGTGGCGGTGGAGGTGGCCCGGGCCCTGAAGTGGCCCCTGGATCTCCTTCTGGTCAAAAAGCTCCCCCTCCCCTGGAATCCGGAGGCCGGCTTCGGGGCTTTGACTATAGAGGGAGATCTCCTGGTGAACCGGGAGGCCATGCGCTATTTCCGCCTCACGGAGGAGGATCTCGCCTGGGCCCGGGAGAGGGCCAGGGAGGAACTCCAAAAACGCAATCGGCTACTTCGCGGGGGGCGTCCTTATCCGGACCTTTCAGGGAAGACCGTCCTTCTCGTAGACGACGGGCTGGCCTCGGGTTTTACCATGCTGGCCGGGGTCCAGATGGTGCGCCGCAAGGGGGTCTCCAAAGTCATCGTGGCGGTCCCCACGGCCTCGGAAAGGAGTCTAGAGCTCCTAGAGCCCCAGGTGGACGAAATCTACTGTCCCAATGTCCGCTCCGGTCCCTATTTCGCGGTGGCCGACGCCTACCAGAACTGGTACGACTTAGATTATGAAGAGGTCCTGGACTTCCTGAAAAGTCTGGAAAAAAGCTCCACCCCTTGA
- a CDS encoding DUF72 domain-containing protein produces MEIRIGTSGWNYRHWRGVFYPRDLLPRRWLSYYAQYFDTVEVNATFYGTLKPQTLARWVSETPDDFLFAVKAHRYLTHVKRLRGVEEALERFYETLAPLRPKLGPILFQLPPSLSYQPEVLEAFLAALPRDLPVALEIRHASFHQEDFLKRLRRHGVALCLSDTAGRYPSLLLALTADWTYIRLHGSRRLYRSCYTPEELKAWAERIRAFPVQRVYVYFDNDALGWAPENALRLKALLGLPVRPLPEEAWAELARRPLD; encoded by the coding sequence ATGGAGATCCGTATCGGGACTTCCGGTTGGAATTACCGGCACTGGCGGGGGGTCTTCTATCCCCGAGATCTTCTCCCCCGGCGCTGGCTGAGCTATTACGCACAATATTTTGATACCGTGGAAGTAAACGCCACCTTTTACGGCACCCTCAAACCTCAGACCTTAGCCCGTTGGGTGTCTGAAACCCCGGACGATTTTCTTTTTGCGGTTAAGGCCCACCGTTACCTCACCCACGTGAAAAGGCTGCGGGGGGTGGAGGAGGCCCTTGAGCGGTTTTACGAGACCTTGGCCCCCTTGCGGCCCAAGCTGGGCCCTATTCTTTTTCAGCTTCCCCCATCACTTTCCTATCAGCCGGAGGTGCTTGAGGCCTTTTTGGCGGCTCTTCCCCGGGATCTCCCGGTGGCTTTGGAGATCCGGCATGCCAGTTTTCATCAGGAGGACTTCTTGAAGAGATTGCGGCGCCACGGGGTGGCCCTTTGCCTTTCAGACACCGCCGGTCGTTATCCCTCCCTGCTTCTGGCCCTGACCGCCGACTGGACCTATATCCGTCTCCACGGCTCTCGGCGTCTTTATCGATCCTGTTACACTCCCGAAGAACTTAAGGCCTGGGCCGAAAGGATTCGCGCCTTTCCGGTTCAACGGGTGTATGTTTATTTTGATAACGATGCCCTGGGCTGGGCCCCGGAAAATGCCCTACGGCTTAAGGCCCTGTTGGGCCTTCCCGTGCGGCCGCTTCCGGAGGAGGCCTGGGCGGAACTCGCTAGGAGGCCGCTTGACTGA
- a CDS encoding HDOD domain-containing protein, whose translation MPDDKRREIKKKLRTLQGLPTLPPIVSQLTRMIGDETVSAPQIAAVIEKDQVLTGKVLRLVNSAFYGFPRRISTVSNAIVLLGFNVIRTLVLTASIFEMMQSQDVALWEHSLGVAVTSGLLAKRFELENPEEVATAGLLHDLGKVVIRASLTEDWPAIKEKIAQGKPPREAELEALHMDHAEIGGYLLDRWNLPERLVEPVAHHHEPKKARKFPKETALVHLADILVRARGFGVEGDWWLPEPSKKALAEIPLSREDLKEIFREMEEKFYELKFFTEDLREALSAENPSGK comes from the coding sequence ATGCCTGACGACAAGCGCCGGGAGATCAAGAAAAAGCTGCGCACCCTTCAGGGGCTTCCCACCCTTCCGCCTATTGTCTCTCAACTCACCCGCATGATTGGGGACGAGACCGTCTCCGCCCCCCAGATTGCCGCGGTAATCGAAAAAGACCAGGTGCTCACCGGTAAAGTGTTGCGCCTGGTCAACTCTGCCTTTTACGGCTTTCCCCGGCGGATTTCCACCGTCTCTAACGCCATCGTCCTTCTGGGCTTCAACGTCATTCGCACTCTGGTCCTTACGGCCTCCATCTTCGAGATGATGCAGAGTCAGGATGTGGCCCTCTGGGAGCATTCTCTAGGGGTTGCGGTCACCAGCGGCCTTTTGGCCAAGCGATTTGAATTAGAAAACCCGGAGGAGGTGGCCACGGCCGGGCTCCTCCACGATCTGGGCAAGGTGGTTATCCGGGCCTCGCTTACCGAGGACTGGCCGGCCATCAAGGAAAAGATTGCCCAGGGGAAACCCCCTCGCGAGGCCGAACTTGAGGCCCTCCATATGGACCACGCAGAGATTGGGGGATATCTCCTTGACCGCTGGAATCTTCCGGAAAGGCTGGTGGAGCCCGTGGCCCACCATCATGAACCGAAAAAGGCCCGAAAATTTCCTAAAGAGACGGCCCTCGTGCATCTGGCGGATATTCTGGTCCGGGCCCGAGGATTTGGAGTAGAGGGAGACTGGTGGTTGCCGGAACCCTCCAAAAAGGCCCTGGCCGAAATCCCCCTCTCCCGGGAAGATTTAAAGGAAATTTTCCGAGAGATGGAAGAGAAATTTTATGAACTAAAATTTTTTACTGAGGATTTGCGGGAGGCCCTGAGTGCGGAAAATCCTTCTGGTAAGTGA
- a CDS encoding GGDEF domain-containing protein translates to MRKILLVSEENPPFKEWTRALRQKGYWTEIFPEIREAAERVLFDLPDMLILQESLSPHLARDLVFALKEDLSLSSLPILLVLKSERISEIEWEDYFIDDFLTENSPKEEVLSRVQLAFIRSQRLADNNPLTGLPGNTSILRKIEEVLESPGRWAVAYVDLDHFKPYNDTYGFSRGDEVIRMVARLLVNTVEAHAGPKGFVGHIGGDDFVFIVPLEVAEEVAREIIQNFDELILNFVNEEDRRRGCLITTDRQGVLCRLPWPSVSIAIVPVWPGRFHHYGEVAAVAAQIKHYLKKMPGSAFLIDRRKEKKKRAPGKKERRQGSQGQKGPEGEGGSS, encoded by the coding sequence GTGCGGAAAATCCTTCTGGTAAGTGAAGAGAACCCTCCCTTTAAGGAATGGACCAGAGCCCTGCGCCAGAAGGGATACTGGACGGAGATCTTCCCCGAGATTCGAGAGGCTGCCGAAAGGGTCCTCTTCGACCTTCCAGACATGCTGATTCTTCAGGAGAGCCTTAGTCCGCATCTGGCCCGGGATCTGGTCTTCGCCCTAAAAGAGGATCTCAGCCTTTCCTCCCTTCCCATTCTCCTGGTGCTCAAGTCGGAAAGAATTTCCGAAATTGAGTGGGAAGATTACTTCATAGATGATTTTTTGACTGAAAATTCCCCGAAAGAGGAGGTCCTTTCCCGAGTACAGCTGGCCTTCATCCGCTCGCAGCGCTTGGCAGACAATAACCCCCTTACCGGCCTTCCGGGGAATACTTCCATTTTGCGAAAGATCGAAGAGGTGCTGGAAAGCCCCGGCCGCTGGGCCGTGGCCTATGTGGACCTGGACCACTTTAAACCCTATAACGACACCTACGGCTTTTCCCGGGGAGACGAGGTCATCCGCATGGTGGCCCGTCTCTTAGTAAACACGGTGGAAGCCCATGCCGGCCCCAAGGGTTTTGTAGGGCACATCGGAGGAGACGATTTCGTCTTCATTGTGCCTCTTGAAGTGGCTGAAGAGGTGGCCCGGGAGATCATCCAGAATTTCGACGAGCTCATCCTCAACTTCGTAAATGAAGAAGATCGTCGTCGAGGATGCCTGATCACCACCGACCGGCAGGGGGTCCTCTGTCGGCTTCCCTGGCCTTCGGTCTCCATTGCCATCGTACCGGTCTGGCCGGGACGCTTTCACCATTACGGGGAAGTGGCTGCGGTAGCCGCCCAGATCAAACACTATCTCAAGAAGATGCCCGGGAGCGCCTTTTTAATAGACCGTCGGAAAGAGAAAAAAAAGCGCGCCCCGGGGAAGAAAGAGCGTCGCCAGGGCTCCCAGGGCCAGAAAGGGCCCGAAGGGGAGGGCGGATCCTCCTGA
- the dapA gene encoding 4-hydroxy-tetrahydrodipicolinate synthase has translation MPCGRKRCKNFGPEDIKGSIVAIVTPFKEDGTLDEEGFRELVRWHLKEKTHGLVVVGTTGESATLSKEEKARVFEIALEEAKGKVPVILGTGTNNTAASIELTKMAQEMGADAVLMVTPYYNKPTQEGLFRHYEAVAREVKVPIILYNVPGRTSVNLAPETVARLSKIRNIIGIKEATGCMKQATEIFRLCGNKFRVFSGDDFTAFGLMALGGHGVISVAANVVPREMARFMEACLKGKWDQARRMHFKLYPLFKALFLETNPVPAKAALALMGKIASPTVRLPLAPMSEANLEKLREVLKDYGLI, from the coding sequence ATGCCCTGCGGAAGAAAGCGCTGCAAGAATTTCGGCCCGGAAGACATCAAAGGTTCCATTGTGGCCATCGTCACCCCCTTTAAAGAGGACGGGACCCTGGACGAGGAGGGCTTCCGGGAGCTGGTGCGCTGGCACCTCAAGGAAAAGACTCACGGCCTGGTGGTGGTGGGAACCACCGGGGAGTCAGCCACCCTTTCCAAGGAGGAAAAGGCCCGGGTCTTTGAGATCGCCCTGGAGGAGGCCAAGGGCAAGGTCCCGGTCATTCTGGGGACCGGCACCAACAATACTGCGGCCTCCATCGAGCTCACCAAGATGGCCCAGGAGATGGGGGCCGATGCCGTCCTCATGGTCACCCCTTACTACAATAAGCCCACCCAGGAAGGGCTTTTCCGGCATTACGAGGCGGTGGCCCGGGAGGTGAAGGTGCCCATTATCCTTTATAACGTGCCCGGGCGCACCTCGGTCAATCTGGCTCCGGAAACCGTGGCCCGGCTCTCTAAGATCCGCAACATTATTGGTATCAAAGAGGCCACGGGCTGCATGAAACAGGCTACGGAGATCTTTCGCCTCTGCGGGAACAAGTTTCGGGTCTTTTCCGGAGACGACTTTACGGCCTTCGGTCTCATGGCCCTGGGAGGACACGGAGTAATCTCGGTGGCCGCCAATGTGGTCCCCCGGGAGATGGCCCGTTTCATGGAGGCCTGCCTCAAGGGCAAGTGGGACCAGGCCCGGCGGATGCATTTCAAGCTCTACCCCTTGTTTAAGGCCCTTTTTCTGGAGACCAATCCTGTGCCGGCCAAGGCCGCCCTGGCCCTTATGGGAAAGATAGCCAGCCCCACGGTACGCCTTCCCCTGGCCCCCATGAGCGAGGCCAATCTCGAAAAGCTCCGGGAGGTCCTTAAGGACTACGGGTTAATCTAG
- a CDS encoding prepilin peptidase yields the protein MNPPQLFFLFLLGLALGSFLNVVIYRLPRGLSLATPGSFCPHCGHRLRWYENLPLLSYLLQKGRCRSCGGIISWRYPLVELTSGLLILFTFERFGWPAGAIFYLFSLLLLAATFIDLEHRIIPDEITLGGLLLGLALSPWNPLVTPFRALVGALCGAGAFYLLGEFYAWLRGREGLGGGDHKLLALIGAFLGPWRLFPVVFLAAASGLGAALFLFLLGRRRLSGGSALPFGPFLALGALATLFLPRGALFFLFPTVY from the coding sequence ATGAATCCTCCCCAGCTCTTCTTTCTCTTTCTTCTGGGTCTGGCTTTGGGGAGTTTTCTCAACGTGGTGATCTACCGCTTACCCCGCGGGCTTTCCCTGGCTACTCCCGGCTCTTTTTGCCCCCACTGTGGGCATCGCCTGCGCTGGTACGAAAATCTACCTTTGCTTTCTTATCTTTTACAAAAGGGGCGCTGTCGAAGCTGTGGGGGGATTATCTCTTGGCGTTATCCTCTGGTGGAACTGACCAGTGGTCTTCTGATCCTTTTCACTTTTGAGCGGTTTGGTTGGCCGGCCGGGGCCATTTTTTATCTCTTTTCCCTCCTCCTTTTGGCCGCCACCTTTATCGATCTGGAACACCGCATCATTCCGGACGAGATTACCCTGGGAGGGCTCCTCCTGGGGCTGGCCCTTTCCCCCTGGAACCCCCTGGTGACCCCTTTTAGGGCCCTGGTGGGAGCCCTCTGCGGGGCCGGGGCCTTCTATCTCTTGGGAGAGTTCTACGCCTGGTTGCGGGGCCGGGAGGGCCTGGGCGGGGGAGACCACAAGCTTCTGGCCCTCATAGGGGCCTTCCTCGGGCCCTGGCGCCTTTTTCCGGTGGTCTTTCTGGCTGCGGCAAGCGGGCTGGGGGCAGCCCTCTTTCTTTTTCTGTTGGGCCGCCGGCGGCTTTCAGGAGGATCCGCCCTCCCCTTCGGGCCCTTTCTGGCCCTGGGAGCCCTGGCGACGCTCTTTCTTCCCCGGGGCGCGCTTTTTTTTCTCTTTCCGACGGTCTATTAA
- a CDS encoding KaiC domain-containing protein → MLERERTIVEEAIFRPSEAAEKAPPLEGVPTGVPGLDELFFRVEWEKGRPVRRPLGGIPLGAVVNLTGMPDTGKSLMAEQFTVRQAAEGHRVCLVTVETPAPFVARGLEERARAMGFDFSSLEENIVLLDAASHHRLREDLPTLLDTLAHIYRTYKVTRTVVDSVTGLYEAREMMARSVVRALYTFCKKWHQTAVFVSQKRSAHEELSAEAAGGYAVGHIVDCTMVLSKELLLSARAASAYGLSPGTILRLFRIDGCRLCGHDTSVRLLEITELGLVKVGKPLAEILKK, encoded by the coding sequence ATTTTGGAAAGGGAACGGACCATTGTAGAAGAGGCCATTTTCCGGCCTTCGGAGGCCGCGGAAAAGGCCCCGCCCCTTGAGGGGGTCCCTACAGGAGTGCCCGGTCTAGACGAACTCTTTTTCCGGGTGGAGTGGGAAAAGGGCCGTCCGGTGCGCCGACCGCTGGGAGGGATTCCTTTAGGGGCGGTGGTCAACCTCACCGGGATGCCGGATACCGGAAAAAGCCTCATGGCCGAACAATTTACCGTGCGCCAAGCGGCGGAGGGCCACCGGGTCTGTCTGGTGACCGTGGAGACCCCGGCCCCCTTTGTGGCCCGAGGGTTGGAAGAGCGGGCTCGGGCCATGGGGTTTGATTTTTCCAGCCTTGAAGAGAACATCGTTCTTCTTGATGCGGCAAGCCACCACCGGTTGCGGGAGGATCTACCCACCCTGCTCGACACCCTGGCCCATATCTATCGCACCTACAAGGTCACCCGCACGGTGGTGGACTCGGTAACCGGCCTTTACGAGGCCCGGGAGATGATGGCCCGTAGCGTGGTGCGGGCCCTTTATACCTTTTGTAAGAAATGGCACCAGACCGCGGTCTTTGTCTCCCAGAAAAGAAGTGCCCATGAAGAACTTTCGGCCGAAGCCGCCGGAGGTTACGCCGTGGGCCATATCGTAGACTGCACCATGGTGCTTTCCAAAGAACTCCTTCTTTCAGCCCGGGCGGCCTCGGCCTACGGTCTTTCCCCGGGGACCATCCTCCGGCTTTTCCGGATAGACGGCTGCCGCCTCTGCGGGCACGACACCTCGGTGCGCCTACTTGAAATTACCGAACTCGGTCTGGTAAAAGTGGGAAAACCCCTGGCGGAAATTCTCAAAAAATGA
- the gatC gene encoding Asp-tRNA(Asn)/Glu-tRNA(Gln) amidotransferase subunit GatC: MAISKEEVQHVAHLARLEFSEEDLERFTRELSSILDYVAKLSEVDTSGVEPTYNALRLTNRFREDQTRSSFPPEEILANAPEREGTSFVVPRVIRS; encoded by the coding sequence ATGGCCATCTCCAAAGAGGAAGTGCAACACGTAGCTCATCTAGCCCGTTTGGAATTTTCCGAAGAGGATCTGGAACGCTTCACCCGGGAACTCTCCAGCATCCTGGACTATGTAGCCAAGCTCTCGGAGGTGGACACCTCCGGAGTGGAGCCCACCTATAATGCCCTGCGGCTCACGAACCGCTTCCGGGAGGACCAGACCCGTTCTTCTTTCCCCCCGGAAGAAATTTTGGCCAATGCCCCGGAGCGGGAAGGGACTTCCTTCGTAGTCCCCCGGGTTATTCGGAGCTGA
- a CDS encoding thiamine-phosphate synthase family protein: MEVLVVAGSDPSGWAGFQMDLRVLALLGVSATAVPSAFTVQTAEEAFFWEPVPEALFEKALVAALPGVRVVKVGMLGKASLVRTLARVLADFPGPVVLDPVLSASSGLPLAEPALGEVLKKELLPRVTLLTPNLPEAEALLGRRIEPGGEAEAAKALGALGPRAVLLKGGHGEGPEVRDFFWDGRETKVFRRPRLLRNFRGTGCFLASTVAGLLSQEKPLPQAVAQAEDLLSLALQAASYRDRPGAEAGILWERLSEGRQVLEALAEAAEEFCTHPVRPLIPEVQTNLAYALPLARGPEEVAAFPGRIVGYGKTARPVGCPAFGASSHVARIVLAALRFDPEKRAAMNIRYEEEFLKRAEALGLRVAHFSRTEEPEEIKRREGGTLSWAVTAVCQRLGYVPDLIADPGDLGKEPMIRILARSPQEAVRLALKLLP; the protein is encoded by the coding sequence TTGGAAGTCCTGGTCGTAGCCGGCTCAGATCCCTCGGGATGGGCCGGGTTTCAGATGGACCTGCGGGTGCTGGCCCTCCTTGGGGTTTCGGCCACCGCGGTTCCTTCGGCCTTCACCGTCCAGACCGCGGAGGAGGCCTTCTTCTGGGAACCCGTCCCCGAGGCCCTTTTTGAAAAGGCCCTGGTTGCAGCCCTTCCCGGGGTACGGGTGGTCAAGGTGGGGATGCTGGGGAAGGCCTCCCTGGTCCGGACCCTGGCCCGGGTGCTTGCGGACTTCCCCGGTCCTGTGGTCCTGGATCCGGTGCTTTCGGCCTCAAGTGGCCTTCCTCTGGCCGAGCCGGCCCTCGGGGAAGTGCTGAAGAAGGAACTCCTTCCCCGGGTGACCCTTCTTACCCCCAATCTCCCTGAGGCCGAGGCCCTTCTCGGACGAAGGATAGAACCCGGAGGAGAGGCCGAGGCCGCCAAGGCTCTGGGCGCCCTGGGGCCCCGAGCGGTCCTTCTCAAAGGAGGACATGGAGAGGGGCCGGAGGTGCGAGACTTCTTCTGGGACGGAAGGGAAACTAAGGTCTTCCGGCGGCCCCGTCTTTTGCGGAACTTCCGCGGCACCGGCTGCTTTTTGGCCAGCACCGTAGCCGGGCTCCTTTCCCAGGAGAAACCCCTCCCTCAAGCCGTAGCCCAGGCCGAAGATCTGCTTTCTCTAGCCCTGCAGGCCGCCTCCTACAGGGATCGTCCGGGGGCGGAGGCCGGAATCCTCTGGGAACGGCTTTCCGAAGGCCGCCAGGTGCTAGAGGCCCTCGCCGAGGCCGCCGAAGAGTTCTGTACGCATCCGGTGCGCCCCCTGATCCCGGAGGTCCAGACCAATCTGGCCTATGCCCTGCCCCTGGCCCGGGGCCCGGAGGAAGTGGCCGCCTTTCCCGGACGCATCGTGGGGTACGGAAAAACCGCCCGACCGGTAGGCTGTCCCGCCTTCGGGGCCTCCAGTCATGTAGCCCGCATCGTCCTGGCCGCCCTGCGTTTCGATCCCGAAAAACGGGCCGCCATGAATATCCGTTATGAAGAAGAGTTCCTAAAACGGGCCGAAGCTCTGGGCCTGCGGGTGGCCCACTTTTCCCGCACCGAGGAACCCGAGGAAATCAAGCGTCGCGAAGGGGGGACCCTCTCCTGGGCGGTGACCGCGGTCTGCCAGCGTCTGGGCTATGTCCCGGACCTCATCGCCGACCCGGGCGACCTGGGCAAGGAGCCCATGATCCGCATCCTGGCCCGCAGCCCCCAGGAGGCGGTCCGCCTGGCCCTGAAACTTCTGCCTTGA
- the rpsT gene encoding 30S ribosomal protein S20 yields MPLHKSAAKALRQSEKRRLRNKAIKTRVKTATKKFLRVLEEGDLARAEEAFREAQSIIQRAASKGTLHWRTAARKISRLAAKLNARRAALSGQA; encoded by the coding sequence TTGCCGCTGCACAAATCCGCTGCCAAGGCTTTACGTCAGAGCGAAAAGAGGCGCCTGCGTAACAAGGCTATTAAGACCAGGGTAAAGACGGCCACCAAGAAGTTTTTGCGGGTTTTGGAGGAAGGAGACCTGGCCCGGGCTGAAGAGGCCTTTCGGGAGGCCCAGAGCATTATTCAGCGGGCGGCCTCTAAAGGGACCCTTCACTGGCGTACGGCCGCCCGTAAGATTTCGCGTTTGGCGGCCAAGCTCAATGCGCGCCGGGCCGCTCTTTCCGGTCAGGCTTAA
- a CDS encoding PilZ domain-containing protein yields MKEKRRYPRLHFDCIRAYLPGKEKPYDVLDISLKGCFIAMEDPPPPGTILPLELELPGVGRIPVRALVMHQGGLEPRGAGVLILEIEGELHHVYAKFLKALQIIHEARQLYDKIMSSR; encoded by the coding sequence GTGAAAGAAAAGAGGCGCTATCCCCGTTTACATTTTGATTGCATTCGGGCCTATCTGCCGGGGAAGGAAAAACCTTACGATGTGTTGGATATCTCCCTCAAAGGTTGTTTTATCGCTATGGAGGATCCTCCTCCGCCGGGGACTATTCTGCCCCTAGAGTTGGAGCTTCCCGGGGTAGGACGTATTCCCGTACGGGCCCTGGTGATGCATCAGGGAGGGCTTGAGCCCCGAGGAGCGGGAGTCCTCATTCTGGAAATTGAAGGAGAACTTCACCACGTCTACGCCAAGTTTCTCAAGGCTCTTCAGATTATCCACGAAGCCCGGCAACTTTACGACAAGATCATGTCTTCACGATGA